The Pseudomonadota bacterium DNA segment GCCATTTCAACGCAAACATATTTTGAATATTATGATGTTCTTACAAGAAAGAAAACGCTTGAGAATTTAAATCTATCAAAAAAAGAGGTGGAAGATTTTTTAGATTTAATCGCATTACTTTCTCAAAAGCACTCAATCTATTTTTTACTGCGTCCTAATCTGCCTGATGAGAAAGACAATATCTTCGTTGAGTGTGCTTTTGCAAGTAATAGCGAATATTTAATCACTTCAAACATTAAGGATTTCAAGAATCCTGAACTGGGAGATTTTAAATATAGATTAGTAACACCAAGTCAATTTTATAAACTATGGGGTGGTCAAAATGAGTGACACTCAAGTAGTAACTTTAAGAATGCCGAGAGAATTAAAGCGAAGACTTGATAGAGAAGCAAAATATCAGGGAGTTTCTTTAAACCAGTTGGCCAATTATCTAGTTAATTCTCAACTAACACATATGGAATCAGTTTCAATTTTGGAATCAAGATTGGAAAAAAAGTCAATCCCCGCGTTGAAACGCAAGGCTAGAAAAATTCTGCATAACGTTCCGGACCGAAAGGTGCCTGTCTGGGATTCGATTGATT contains these protein-coding regions:
- a CDS encoding putative toxin-antitoxin system toxin component, PIN family, which gives rise to ILKITGKNICFYLDICIRICYHLTMIITVDTNVIYSGLFSKKGASHLILNLILDEKLQPAISTQTYFEYYDVLTRKKTLENLNLSKKEVEDFLDLIALLSQKHSIYFLLRPNLPDEKDNIFVECAFASNSEYLITSNIKDFKNPELGDFKYRLVTPSQFYKLWGGQNE